One part of the Anopheles merus strain MAF chromosome 3L, AmerM5.1, whole genome shotgun sequence genome encodes these proteins:
- the LOC121599028 gene encoding 3-oxoacyl-[acyl-carrier-protein] reductase FabG-like — protein sequence MDFTGKVVLITGASSGIGAATAKYLTNLGASCVLAARNEAKLAEVCKECAALGKATPLTVVTDVTKRADLERLLKLTIAKYGRLDVLVNNAGKGAGGSIEEADLDQFDDILDTNLRSVFALTKLALPHLLAAKGNIVNVSSVAGTNSFHNALSYCVSKAALDQFTRCTALDLAAKGVRVNSVNPAVIVTNFHKAIGMEDEAYAAYLKHCETTHPLGRVGTGEEVAASIAFLACDATASFTTGTCLRVDGGKHILTPR from the exons ATGGATTTCACCGGCAAGGTTGTGCTCATCACCGGAGCTAGCTCGGGCATTGGAGCTGCCACGGCCAAATATCTCACAAATCTCGGCGCATCCTGTGTGCTTGCTGCCCGGAACGAAGCGAAGCTAGCCGAAGTTTGCAAGGAGTGTGCTGCCCTGGGCAAGGCGACTCCGCTTACCGTCGTGACGGACGTGACGAAGCGGGCGGATCTCGAGCGGCTCCTCAAGCTGACCATCGCCAAGTACGGCCGGCTGGATGTGTTGGTAAACAATGCGGGCAAAGGGGCGGGCGGCAGCATCGAGGAAGCCGACCTGGACCAGTTCGATGACATACTCGACACGAACCTGCGGTCGGTGTTTGCGCTGACCAAGCTGGCCCTGCCCCATCTGCTCGCGGCCAAGGGGAACATCGTGAACGTGTCGAGTGTGGCCGGCACGAACTCGTTCCACAACGCGCTGTCGTACTGCGTTTCCAAGGCGGCACTCGATCAGTTCACGCGCTGCACCGCGCTGGATCTGGCCGCGAAGGGTGTGCGCGTCAACTCCGTCAATCCGG CGGTCATTGTGACCAACTTCCACAAAGCGATCGGCATGGAGGACGAAGCGTACGCCGCCTATCTGAAGCACTGCGAAACGACGCACCCGTTGGGGCGCGTCGGAACTGGGGAGGAGGTGGCGGCTTCGATCGCATTCCTGGCCTGTGATGCGACGGCCAGCTTCACCACCGGCACCTGTCTGCGGGTGGACGGTGGAAAGCACATCCTGACGCCGCGGTGA